The DNA window ATGGGCGCCGACGCCGTGCCCACCGTGGCCGTGCAGAGCGTCCTGGTGACGCGCGACTTCAAGACGCCGGACAAGAAGAAGATCCTGCTCGACTACCAGAAGTGCGCCCTGACCCACCTCGTGAACCTGCAGGAGGACGAGGGCATGCACCCCAAGTGGCAGGAAGTGACCTTCAAGACCTGGCCGTGGCCGCAGTACAAGTGAACGCCGCGCGCTAACCGCGTGGCGCAGGGGAAAGGGTGGGTCAGTCGGCGCCCAGGAAGCTGCTGGTCCGGCGCGCGATGTGGCCGGTCAACGTGCCCTCGTCCAGCGCGCCGCGGTACGCCAGCACGGCGACCGTGCACACCGCCGCGTCGCCGGACCGGGACTCGCGCGCCGCCTCGTCGAGGAGCGCGCTGATCGCCCGCACCAGCGACCGGTAGCGCGCGGGGCTCACGCGCACGGTCAGGGCATCAAGGTGGGCGGGATGCGTCTGGACCGGTGGGGAGACCGGGGCGGGCAGGGGCGGGCCGACCTCGGGGGCCTCTATGAACGCCACCACGCGTTTCTCGTCCGTGCCGGCTGTTGCGACGGCGTGCTCGTAGGCCCGCCGGAACTGCGTGGTCAGGGCGCCGAGGTCCGCCAGTTCCCCGCCCTGTGTGTCGGTGGGCGGCATGACATCCCACGGCACGCGGAATTCGTGCGCGGTGAGCTGGTAGTACACCCGGCGGCCCTCGCGGCGCTGTTCGCGCAGCAGGCCCAACGCCGCGAGGCGCCGCGCATGGTGGTGGGCCAGATTCGCGGCCATACCGGCCCGCACGGCGACATCACTGGGCGACTGCGGCCGAATGAACAGCGTCAGGAAGTCGTGGTGCTGGCGCAGGGCGCGGGCAGCGCCGGGATCGGTAACGCGCAGGCTGGCGATGCTGGTCATGCCTGAAGTCTGGCGGCCCCGCGTTCAGTCCGCGACAGCCCAGACTGAAAGTCACGCAGGGACGGGACTCAGCCATCGTCAGGCGGCGCGTGCTACCACTACGGCATGCGTCGCCGCGCCCCCCTGCTGTGTGCCGTGCTGACCTGTACCGGCGCGGTGCGGGCGGCGCCGGCCGGGCCGGACGTCGAGCGGATCGCCCTGCGGGCCGCGCAGGCGCTGGACGGCGTGCTGCGGAGCTGCCCGGCTGCCTTCGCGAAGGTCGGCACCGAGGCCAAGGCCTGTGTCGGGGCGAGCGGCACGGTGGAGCAGGTGCGCGTCACGCTGGGCGCGGCGTTCTCCGGCGACCTGTACGGCGTGTGGCGCAGCCGCGACGGGCAGGTCAGCGTGTTCAACTGGGTGTCCACGGCGGCCGGGCACGTCTACCTGCGCGTGCAGCCAGACCCGGAAGGCCGCGCCCAGACCCTGGTGTACGTGGACGTGCCGCCGGACGGCCCCGTGGGTGGCGCCGCCACCCAGATCGGCAGCGTGACCCTCACGCCGCCCCCGGCCGAGCCGGTCTCCACGCTATCCGCAGCGGCGACCGGCTCGGCCACCGCCGCGACCCCGCCCGCCGCGGTGGACCGGGGAGCGGCGCCCGTGCCGTTCCGGCGCACCCTGAGCGTGGGCACGCCCCGCATGAACGGCGCCGACGTGCTGGCGGTGCAAAACCGCTTGATCAGCCTCATGCGTCCGGCGCGGCCCGGGCGGGGCGACGGGTGGTTCGGGCCGGTGACGGCCGCCGCGGTGCGCGCGTTCCAGGGAGCCAACGGCCTGCCCGTGACGGGCACGGTGGACCGCGCCACGTGGGACTCGCTGTTCTCGCCGGGCGCGCGTCCGTACGCCGCTCCAGTCACGCCCTGACGCGTCCGCCAAGCCCTGCTGCGGCTGCCGGGCCGGGGTGTGACAGCGCTGTAGGGGCACGGCTGCTATGAGTGGGTCATGTCAGTTTCGTTGCGTGTGGGCGTTTCCTCCGTCCTGGCCGCGGGAACTGTGAGGGCGGCCGGTCGCTTCTCACGTGCTGGCCGGCAAGAATGGAGCGTCATGAAGGGAACAGCCATCATGCTCTCATCCGCGCTTCTGCTCGTGGGCATGGCGGCGGCCCAGTCGGCCGTGCCCGCGCCGGGGAGCACGCCCGCCGCGTCTCCCCCCCTGAACCTCACCGGCGTGCAGAACGCCACCTTTGGCCAGCCGCGCTTCAGCAGCGCCGGCAGCGTCACGCGCGTCGTCTTCGACCTCCAGACCGGCGTGACCTACACCCTCACGCCCACCTTCACCGGCCTGCGGGTGGACGTGCAGGGCGCGCGCGTGCTGCCGTCCGTGGCGTCGCGGGCAGGCAGCAGCGTCAGCGAGTACCGCGCCGGGGGTGGTCAGGTCACACTGATCACCCCCTTTCCCCTGTCCATGACCGAGGGCTGGCGTGCCAGCGAGGCCACCCTGGCGACCGGCACCCGCGTCCTGATCCTGGAGATCGGCCCGACCCTCAGCGGCGGTCCCAGCGACGCTCTGCAGGGCACGCTGCGCGCCGCCGCGACCACCACGCCCGAGGCCCAGGCTGTGCTGAACGCGCCCCTGACGCCCCCGGCCTCCGCTCCCGTCGCCACCACTGCGGCCACCGGGGCTGCGGCCTCCCCGGCGCCTGCGTCAGCCGCCACTGCGCCGGTCTCCACCGCCACGGCCGCCACGTCCAGCCTGATGGACAGCGCGCCCCCGGGAGACTCGGTCGCGCCCGCACAGATCGGCACGGCCCTGCCGCCGGCCCCGGCCCTGCCCGCCGTGGCCGCCGACCAGCCCAGCGACGTGACCGGGCGGGTGTCCGGGCGGGCTGTGCCCGGCAGCGTGCTCGGCGCGCCCCGGATCGGCAAGAACCCCGGTCAGACGCGCGTGGTGCTGGAACTGCCGCCCGGCGCCGCGTACCGCATCGTGCCGGGCGGCCCGGCCCTGCGCGTGGAACTGAGTGGTGTGGACGCCACGCCGCAGCGCGCGCAGAACGTGAGCCCGGAACTGAGTGCGTGGCAGTACGACCGCACCCTGGCCGGCGTCACCGTGACGCTCCAGA is part of the Deinococcus metalli genome and encodes:
- a CDS encoding winged helix-turn-helix domain-containing protein, translated to MTSIASLRVTDPGAARALRQHHDFLTLFIRPQSPSDVAVRAGMAANLAHHHARRLAALGLLREQRREGRRVYYQLTAHEFRVPWDVMPPTDTQGGELADLGALTTQFRRAYEHAVATAGTDEKRVVAFIEAPEVGPPLPAPVSPPVQTHPAHLDALTVRVSPARYRSLVRAISALLDEAARESRSGDAAVCTVAVLAYRGALDEGTLTGHIARRTSSFLGAD
- a CDS encoding peptidoglycan-binding domain-containing protein, coding for MRRRAPLLCAVLTCTGAVRAAPAGPDVERIALRAAQALDGVLRSCPAAFAKVGTEAKACVGASGTVEQVRVTLGAAFSGDLYGVWRSRDGQVSVFNWVSTAAGHVYLRVQPDPEGRAQTLVYVDVPPDGPVGGAATQIGSVTLTPPPAEPVSTLSAAATGSATAATPPAAVDRGAAPVPFRRTLSVGTPRMNGADVLAVQNRLISLMRPARPGRGDGWFGPVTAAAVRAFQGANGLPVTGTVDRATWDSLFSPGARPYAAPVTP
- a CDS encoding N-acetylmuramoyl-L-alanine amidase family protein → MKGTAIMLSSALLLVGMAAAQSAVPAPGSTPAASPPLNLTGVQNATFGQPRFSSAGSVTRVVFDLQTGVTYTLTPTFTGLRVDVQGARVLPSVASRAGSSVSEYRAGGGQVTLITPFPLSMTEGWRASEATLATGTRVLILEIGPTLSGGPSDALQGTLRAAATTTPEAQAVLNAPLTPPASAPVATTAATGAAASPAPASAATAPVSTATAATSSLMDSAPPGDSVAPAQIGTALPPAPALPAVAADQPSDVTGRVSGRAVPGSVLGAPRIGKNPGQTRVVLELPPGAAYRIVPGGPALRVELSGVDATPQRAQNVSPELSAWQYDRTLAGVTVTLQTAAPTASRSGWRAQLLPPASGDRSRLVIDLSPALADLTPLLPAQRVIAAVPPVPASTGLAILALVPSYVKPRVVIDPGHGGTDPGAVGAVVEKDVTLAVALRVRDLLAGAGVEVVLTRDTDRQLNAVKATDLQMRAGMGSAGTQLFVSIHVNAMEPRNALRGYGVETWWNPNHPRSSALAGLLQRDVVGVTGAFDQGLKNSQSLSVLRNSRIPAALIEIGYASHPVDGLNLKDANYLDRVAVGIAQGIRDALVTGVTASGR